From the Plectropomus leopardus isolate mb chromosome 18, YSFRI_Pleo_2.0, whole genome shotgun sequence genome, one window contains:
- the tdp2b gene encoding tyrosyl-DNA phosphodiesterase 2: MASTSDSDKPSVSNLGENRSRLCDEFAVITGTDSAVAQCYLAENEWEMERALNSFFEADLEKVFEEDFPESETGPKTKRQKVEDKPPGDCIDLTGDSPASARKPSEEDENKLSLISWNVDGLDTDNLAERARGLCSYLVLYTPDVVFLQELIPPYVQYLRKRAVSYLIIEGGEEGYFTGMMLKKSRLKFLESEIVTYPTTQMMRNLLVAQVTFKDQKLCLMTSHLESCKGQAEERMKQLRVVMQRMREAPDDVTVLFGGDTNLRDTEVAKVGLPSSVCDVWERLGKQEHCRYTWDTKANNNKTVPYVSRCRFDRVYLRPATKAGVQRLAPDHMALVGMEKLDCRRFTSDHWGIYCSFSAA, from the exons ATGGCGTCTACATCCGACTCGGACAAACCTTCTGTTTCTAATTTGGGAGAAAACAGAAGTCGCCTCTGCGATGAGTTTGCAGTGATAACAGGAACTGATAGCGCTGTGGCTCAGTGCTACCTGGCTGAAAATGAGTGGGAGATGGAG AGAGCTTTGAACTCATTCTTTGAGGCTGATTTGGAGAAAGTATTTGAAGAAGATTTTCCAGAGAGTGAGACTGGCCCCAAAACAAAGAGGCAGAAGGTTGAGGACAAACCTCCAGGAGACTG TATAGATTTGACTGGAGACAGTCCGGCCTCCGCACGCAAACCTTCAGAAGAAGATGAGAATAAACTGTCTCTGATTTCCTGGAACGTGGATGGACTCGATACAGACAACCTTGCGGAGCGTGCCAGAGGACTGTGCTCCTACTTAGTCTT GTACACTCCTGACGTGGTGTTCCTGCAGGAGCTCATCCCGCCTTACGTCCAGTACTTGAGGAAACGGGCTGTCAGCTACCTCATCATTGAAG GTGGTGAAGAGGGTTACTTCACTGGCATGATGCTGAAGAAGTCACGGCTCAAATTCTTAGAGAGCGAGATAGTAACTTACCCCACCACCCAAATGATGAGGAATCTGCTTGTAGCTCAG GTGACTTTCAAAGACCAGAAGTTGTGTCTGATGACGTCCCACCTCGAGAGCTGTAAAGGCCAGGCAGAGGAGCGGATGAAACAGCTGCGAGTGGTGATGCAGAGGATGAGAGAGGCACCTGATGACGTCACCGTTCTGTTTGGAGGGGACACTAACCTGAGGGACACTGAG GTTGCCAAGGTGGGTCTGCCCTCCAGTGTCTGCGATGTGTGGGAGCGACTGGGAAAGCAGGAGCACTGCCGCTATACATGGGACACCAAagccaacaacaacaagactGTACCTTACGTTAGCCGCTGTCGCTTCGACCGTGTCTACCTTCGCCCGGCCACAAAGGCTGGCGTTCAACGCCTGGCCCCCGACCACATGGCCCTGGTGGGGATGGAGAAGCTGGACTGTAGACGCTTCACTAGTGATCACTGGGGGATCTACTGTAGCTTCTCCGCTGCgtag
- the acot13 gene encoding acyl-coenzyme A thioesterase 13 yields MASMSLNMIKQIMKAMAETRGFDRVISKLDVLSASPGKVVCEMRVEEEHTNRGGTLHGGMTATLVDDVSTLAIMYSERGAPGVSVDMNITYMNAAKIGEDILITAQVLKQGRTLAFATVDLTNKATGKLIAQGRHTKHLGSS; encoded by the exons ATGGCTTCAATGtctttaaatatgataaaacaaataatgaaagcAATGGCGGAGACTCGAGGCTTTGATAGAGTAATTAGCAAG CTGGACGTTTTGTCTGCCAGCCCAGGCAAGGTGGTGTGTGAGATGCGGGTAGAAGAGGAGCACACAAACCGTGGAGGGACGCTTCACGGCGGGATGACAGCCACCTTGGTCGATGATGTCTCCACGTTGGCGATCATGTACAGTGAGAGGGGAGCACCGGGAGTCAGTGTGGACATGAACATAAC ATACATGAATGCTGCCAAGATAGGAGAGGACATACTCATCACTGCTCAGGTTCTGAAACAAGGACGGACGCTGGCGTTTGCAACCGTTGACCTCACCAACAAGGCCACAGGGAAGCTCATAGCGCAAGGGAGACACACTAAACACCTTGGCAGCAGCTAA